From a single Spirochaetaceae bacterium genomic region:
- a CDS encoding toll/interleukin-1 receptor domain-containing protein: MKVFISHAHSDEHLAQKVAAILQEAGLEVWDAMREILPGDNWAQEVSNALQESEAMVILLTPDAVRSEWVRREMRWNIEYALGEVRFRSRLIPVVAGDPDILNTEGVPWILRHQKMVDLTQHENEEEGIREVARTLLQVA; this comes from the coding sequence GTGAAGGTATTCATCAGTCACGCACATTCCGATGAGCATTTGGCTCAGAAGGTTGCCGCGATACTGCAGGAAGCTGGCCTGGAGGTTTGGGATGCCATGCGCGAGATCCTGCCTGGCGATAATTGGGCACAGGAAGTGAGTAACGCGTTGCAGGAGTCCGAGGCCATGGTCATACTCCTGACACCGGATGCGGTCCGATCCGAGTGGGTGCGTCGGGAAATGCGCTGGAATATAGAATATGCGCTTGGCGAAGTGCGTTTTCGCAGCCGTCTTATACCGGTCGTTGCGGGGGATCCGGACATCCTGAATACCGAGGGCGTTCCCTGGATTCTTCGCCATCAGAAGATGGTCGATCTGACTCAACACGAGAACGAAGAAGAGGGAATCAGGGAAGTCGCCCGGACTCTTCTGCAAGTCGCCTGA
- a CDS encoding extracellular solute-binding protein, whose amino-acid sequence MNRLRIVPIIAVLLSAMVAGSVFAAADAEGAAAEEERGPIEMTYLRFGGPDDITQDEALIARWEERNPGDTIEPLIAPFPQWKEKLDTMVAGGQAPDIIFGWPTPFANLWANERIISLNELVQGDVDFNIEDYPQHKQFIFDGQLTGIPYNATAHILVYNKTMFEEAGLETPIEMYNRGAWTWSNAIEAAKALTVDEDGDGVPDQYGMVNMGDNPVPIMTAVWAHGGRLFNEDFTEITFDTPQVHDALQLLVDLVRVHEVAPPPEMQASEIGISFNSGKVAIGRQSAATIMLRHIRWEEPWEWDIVPFPAGPNGFAAWADGNSLGISVGVPDKLLAWDFVTSMVDEESWQVRFDLGLPFRLPPNIKVINSSTFRDLWSYVDVDMIMDVMLGEKALTPLVPRQADAFRIAYNVMDTEVENAVRGDITVEEAVDATVKQANDILAGF is encoded by the coding sequence ATGAATCGACTACGCATCGTACCGATCATCGCCGTGTTGCTGTCCGCCATGGTCGCGGGCAGCGTGTTCGCCGCCGCCGACGCGGAGGGCGCCGCCGCCGAGGAGGAGCGCGGACCGATCGAGATGACCTACCTGCGCTTCGGCGGCCCCGACGACATCACCCAGGACGAGGCGTTGATCGCGCGCTGGGAGGAGCGCAACCCCGGTGACACCATCGAACCGCTGATCGCGCCGTTCCCGCAGTGGAAGGAGAAGCTGGACACCATGGTGGCCGGCGGGCAGGCGCCGGACATCATCTTCGGCTGGCCGACGCCGTTCGCCAACCTGTGGGCCAACGAGCGCATCATCTCCCTGAACGAGCTGGTGCAGGGCGACGTCGACTTCAACATCGAGGACTACCCGCAGCACAAGCAGTTCATCTTCGATGGCCAGCTCACCGGCATCCCCTACAACGCCACCGCCCACATCCTGGTCTACAACAAGACCATGTTCGAGGAGGCGGGGCTGGAGACGCCGATCGAGATGTACAACCGCGGCGCCTGGACCTGGTCCAACGCCATCGAAGCGGCCAAGGCGCTCACCGTCGACGAGGATGGCGACGGCGTCCCCGACCAGTACGGCATGGTGAACATGGGCGACAACCCGGTGCCGATCATGACCGCCGTGTGGGCCCACGGCGGGCGGCTGTTCAACGAGGACTTCACCGAGATCACCTTCGACACCCCCCAGGTGCACGATGCGCTGCAGTTGCTGGTCGACCTGGTGCGCGTGCACGAGGTGGCGCCGCCGCCGGAGATGCAGGCGAGCGAGATCGGCATCTCCTTCAACTCCGGCAAGGTGGCGATCGGACGGCAGAGCGCGGCCACCATCATGCTGCGCCACATCCGCTGGGAAGAGCCGTGGGAGTGGGACATCGTGCCGTTCCCGGCCGGACCCAATGGCTTCGCCGCGTGGGCGGACGGCAACAGTCTCGGAATCTCGGTCGGCGTGCCCGACAAGCTGCTGGCGTGGGACTTCGTCACCTCGATGGTGGATGAGGAGTCGTGGCAGGTGCGCTTCGACCTGGGCCTGCCGTTCCGGCTGCCGCCCAACATCAAGGTGATCAACTCGTCCACCTTCCGCGACCTGTGGAGCTACGTGGACGTGGACATGATCATGGACGTGATGCTCGGCGAGAAGGCGCTCACGCCGCTGGTACCACGCCAGGCGGACGCGTTCCGGATCGCCTACAACGTGATGGACACCGAGGTCGAGAACGCGGTGCGAGGCGACATAACGGTCGAAGAGGCGGTCGACGCCACCGTCAAGCAGGCCAACGACATCCTGGCCGGCTTCTAA
- a CDS encoding TauD/TfdA family dioxygenase codes for MAEEIFRLVDTEGALLIRDTGLGTPHEFAAFLQAVDFRPHSYVGGTTPRTEYAAGVYSATDLPPQRGILLHQEMAYLDDVPDYVAFFCQEPAEHGQKTNLIGDMRAFTEQLPEHFERRFRGKRACLRRRLPPEGESNGAYKDRKSWQESLGTGDRREAQTIARRRGWDLAWTDDDYLEITQEPARFFRPHPVHGELWCTQAMGFQPESWRLMAERDGRTAEAERLTEAMATAPESLNRMIMEDGTTISVEECRTWFKMVCDLEKPYALGRGEVIILDNMLTAHGRSTFTGTRRMFAALGDRAG; via the coding sequence ATGGCCGAGGAGATATTCCGGCTCGTGGACACCGAGGGCGCGCTGCTCATTCGGGACACCGGCCTCGGCACGCCGCACGAGTTCGCCGCGTTCCTGCAGGCGGTCGACTTCCGCCCGCACTCCTACGTCGGCGGCACCACGCCGCGCACCGAATACGCCGCCGGCGTGTACTCCGCCACCGACCTGCCTCCGCAGCGTGGCATCCTGCTGCACCAGGAGATGGCGTACCTCGACGACGTGCCGGACTACGTCGCGTTCTTCTGCCAGGAACCCGCCGAGCACGGCCAGAAGACCAACCTGATCGGCGACATGCGGGCGTTCACGGAGCAGTTGCCCGAGCACTTCGAGCGGCGGTTCCGTGGCAAGCGCGCCTGCCTGCGCCGCCGGTTGCCGCCGGAGGGAGAGAGTAACGGGGCCTACAAGGACAGGAAGAGCTGGCAGGAGTCGCTGGGCACCGGCGACCGCCGGGAAGCGCAGACGATTGCGCGGCGGCGCGGCTGGGACCTGGCCTGGACCGACGACGACTACCTGGAGATTACCCAGGAGCCGGCGCGCTTCTTCCGCCCGCACCCGGTTCACGGTGAGCTGTGGTGCACGCAGGCCATGGGCTTTCAGCCGGAGTCGTGGCGCCTGATGGCGGAACGGGATGGCAGAACCGCGGAAGCCGAGCGATTGACGGAAGCAATGGCCACCGCTCCGGAGAGCCTCAACCGCATGATCATGGAAGACGGCACCACCATCTCCGTCGAGGAGTGCCGGACGTGGTTCAAGATGGTGTGCGACCTGGAAAAACCGTACGCGCTCGGGCGCGGCGAGGTGATCATCCTCGACAACATGCTCACCGCGCATGGGCGGTCCACGTTCACCGGCACCCGGCGGATGTTCGCCGCGCTCGGCGACCGGGCGGGCTAG
- a CDS encoding sulfatase-like hydrolase/transferase encodes MNEPRTAGRPNILWVSVEDINPLLGCYGDRYARTPHLDALAAESIRYTNAHSMAPVCSVSRAAIITGVASFALGTHHHRSRVAAPEHLRLLPAYLRDAGYFTSNCVKTDYNLAGTGNPRTEAETPIMAEAWNAWSGEAHWRQRNPGQPFFSVFNYTECHSSVTWDRKQAIETIRAERLTLLEPDDFHDPDEAPLPPFHPDIPEFRTAWADYYDAITQIDYHVGRHLAELQEDGVWDDTIVVFWADHGTGMLRAKHWGWEQGDHVPLMVRFPPRWRHLAPAAPGAVVDEPVTTMDLAASTLTMIGLPVPDYMHSRPVLCAGAAHRPYVVTGRDRLDTRFELIRSLRARHYRYQRNFFPHLPYFPYETSIYWSGYIHAWDRVARAGDLAGPQRQIAAQRKPFEELYDGAADPWFVDDLVPAGEHAAVADEMRGQLYDWMIEHRDLGLIDEPELHERAAGGPLWLVGRQCGNYEEILDTADLSRRGVGQRAELLRRLADPDSAIRFWAVTGLVILRCADQTVVDAFTVALGDPAVSVRIAAADGLFRLRRFAAGLPALIAALDHPLPVTRGRAANVLDSQPPSAAPHLQPAREPLRRAIEALSGSLHDVQYRFPMERAVHAIGGSTAYYRWPEEP; translated from the coding sequence ATGAACGAGCCCCGCACGGCCGGCCGGCCCAACATCCTGTGGGTGTCGGTGGAGGACATCAATCCGCTGCTCGGCTGCTATGGCGACCGCTACGCCCGGACCCCCCACCTCGACGCGCTCGCCGCCGAAAGCATCCGCTACACCAACGCGCACTCCATGGCGCCGGTGTGCTCGGTGTCGCGCGCCGCCATCATCACCGGGGTGGCGTCGTTCGCGCTCGGCACCCACCACCATCGCTCGCGCGTCGCCGCACCCGAGCACCTGCGCCTGCTGCCGGCGTACCTGCGCGACGCCGGCTACTTCACCTCCAACTGCGTCAAGACCGACTACAACCTGGCCGGCACCGGGAACCCGCGCACCGAGGCGGAGACCCCGATCATGGCGGAGGCATGGAACGCCTGGAGCGGCGAGGCGCACTGGCGGCAGCGGAACCCCGGCCAGCCGTTCTTCTCGGTGTTCAACTACACCGAGTGCCATTCGTCCGTGACCTGGGACCGGAAACAGGCGATCGAGACGATCCGCGCCGAGCGCCTGACGCTGCTTGAGCCGGACGACTTCCACGATCCCGACGAGGCGCCGCTGCCGCCCTTTCACCCCGACATCCCCGAGTTCCGCACGGCATGGGCGGACTACTACGACGCCATAACCCAGATCGACTACCACGTCGGCCGCCACCTGGCCGAGCTGCAGGAAGACGGCGTGTGGGACGACACCATCGTGGTGTTCTGGGCCGACCACGGCACCGGCATGCTGCGCGCCAAGCACTGGGGATGGGAGCAGGGCGACCACGTGCCGCTGATGGTGCGCTTCCCGCCGCGCTGGCGGCACCTCGCCCCGGCTGCCCCTGGAGCGGTAGTGGATGAGCCGGTCACCACCATGGACCTGGCCGCCTCCACGCTCACCATGATCGGCCTGCCGGTGCCGGACTACATGCACAGCCGCCCCGTCCTGTGCGCGGGCGCCGCCCACCGCCCGTACGTGGTGACCGGCCGCGACCGCCTCGACACCCGCTTCGAGCTGATCCGCTCGCTGCGCGCCCGCCACTACCGCTACCAGCGCAACTTCTTCCCGCACCTGCCCTACTTCCCTTATGAGACCTCGATCTACTGGTCCGGCTACATCCACGCCTGGGACCGCGTTGCGCGCGCCGGCGATCTGGCCGGCCCGCAGCGCCAGATCGCGGCGCAGCGCAAGCCGTTCGAGGAACTTTACGACGGCGCCGCCGACCCCTGGTTCGTGGACGACCTGGTGCCCGCCGGCGAGCACGCCGCGGTGGCCGACGAGATGCGCGGCCAGCTCTACGACTGGATGATCGAGCACCGCGACCTGGGCCTGATCGACGAGCCCGAGCTGCACGAACGCGCCGCCGGCGGCCCGCTGTGGCTGGTCGGCCGGCAGTGCGGCAACTACGAGGAAATCCTGGACACCGCCGACCTGAGCCGGCGCGGGGTAGGGCAGCGGGCCGAGCTGCTGCGCCGGCTGGCGGACCCCGACTCCGCGATCCGGTTCTGGGCGGTCACCGGCCTGGTGATCCTGCGCTGCGCCGACCAGACGGTGGTGGACGCGTTCACGGTCGCACTCGGCGACCCCGCGGTGAGCGTGCGGATCGCCGCCGCCGACGGCCTGTTCCGCCTGCGCCGCTTTGCCGCCGGCCTGCCGGCCCTGATCGCCGCGCTCGACCACCCACTGCCGGTCACCCGCGGCCGCGCCGCCAACGTGCTCGACTCGCAGCCCCCCTCCGCCGCCCCCCACCTGCAGCCGGCCCGGGAGCCGTTGCGCCGCGCCATCGAAGCACTGAGCGGCAGCCTGCACGACGTCCAGTACCGCTTCCCCATGGAACGCGCCGTACACGCCATAGGCGGCTCCACCGCCTACTACCGCTGGCCCGAAGAACCGTAG